The nucleotide sequence ATCGCGATTGTCAGATTTTATATCTAAAACAGAGATAGCTACATAAATACAAAAGATAGAAAAGAAAACCCAAAGAGAATTGAGTCCCCAAAACTTAATCCAAAAATTGACAAAATGTTCGGTATCTATATTGGGAAAGCCATTTAAAACCTCTGTACCAAAAAACAAAACAGCACCATATAAATCCATTAGTGAAGTAACCAGAATACACAAGCCAGCTTTTCGGGAATTTTTCTTCAGAAGATAAAAAGCATAAAGTGTTAAAGGTCCGCCTATGGTAGCAGTCACCCACTCTAAAATAACAGTAGCAGAGTCTGAGATGAGATAACGGTGATCGGCAACACCATAAGCCCACCATATCCAAGCCCACTTATCTTTTTCCGTGACATTGTGTAGATATGGATGAACAAAACACCAGCTTAACTCCCATGTAACATGAGCAATTCCCGATATTAATAACCAAATGCTGCAAATAGTTATTAGTTTTTCTGCTCTTGTCCGGTTTCCTTCCTTCGAGTATAACCAGGGGGATAGCAACAGCCCTAGCAAGGAAATGATCAGTATAGTAGAAGCAATATTTGAAGAAGTTACTGGGTCTGCTTTGAACAAGATTATCAGGGCGAGTGCCCCTGGAACACAAACAAGTGCTGCCACCACAGTTATGATTTGAACTACTCGAATTATTGTCATATTAGCTGTAGATTAATACACAAAATAGATTATACACAATTAGTATTGGATGTACTGACAAACAAGCAATATAGCACTACGTGCATACATACCTTAGGATAATTTACTATTGCTATGTGATTAGTCATTAGTCATTGGTTATTGGTGATTATCTGCCCATTATTTATTGCCTGTTCAGACAGTCATCATTTTTTAAAGTCACCTTGAACTGCTATAAAATAGCCTAATCATAGCCCTTAGCACTATATTGAGTAGTCCAAGACTCAAAACAAAAGATCTGAAGCAAATTTTAGTAAATCGCAAATGTAAATTCACGGAAAATAAGGGTGGTAGCTCTCGTCAACCAGGAGACAAACAGGTCTCTTGCAGCGATCGCCATATAGCAGCTAGCACCCTTGGCTAAATACTGCTTTAAAGGGACTTTACCGATGTCCACATGTTTGGCTGAAATGTCATATGGCAGAAATTATAAAAAACTTTGCGATCTACTACAAATATAGTTATGGCTTCTTTGCTGAAGCCATAAGATAATGTTTTACAGAAGAATTTAGCATACCATCATATACAGTCATGTATTGGCGAAAAGTTGGCTCATCAACTTTTTCTGCCGAAAACTGATCCTGGAGCCAACTCATCATACGTCGGCAATATTCTCCCCAAGACTGATTTGTTACGTCAATAAGTTCCACCTGTTTGAATCCTGCTTGTAGGTAAGTATCTTTGTACTCCTCCATATTTCTGACATTGTTCTTCAAAGGCACTAGCCATTCACCTACCCACTGGGTACTTTCAAAGATAATGTCGGCTAGTACTAGATGACCACCTGGCTTCAATATGCGCCAAGCTTCCTGTAAAAATTCATTTCTTGTATCAAAGTGGAAGGCAGCCTCAACACAAATGATGTTATCAAACGAATTATCTTCAAACTCCATCTTCACTGCATTCATAACAATGAATGTGCAGCCTGGTGCGTTCAATCTACATTTTTCAACTTGTTTTTGAGAAATGTTGATACCCACGACATTACTAGCTGGATAATAGTTGAGAAGATGATTGGTAGTGGCACCTAAGCCACAGCCAACATCAAGTATTTTGCCCTTTTTGTCAGGAATGAATTCTAAAAGCTTATCTACAATATTCTCGCAGGCTTCCTCTTGATTTAGAGTGTCAGAAAGCCAGAAGCCAACATTAAAAAAATCTTTTTTAAAGTAGGATTTTCTTTCTAAACAATAGAAAATCATCTCATCATATTGACTAACAAAATCGTTCATTTTGCTCTCTCCTACTTAATAGGTTTAATGCTTCGGATTACAACGAATATGTTGACAATAGGTTGCCAATCTTAATCTTGTAAATTTAACTAAAAAAAATTTTTTTTTATGGTAATACTTCAGGAAACTTCAACCAATCAAAGTCTGGATTTAATTCTGACATCTTGCTACAACATCTGTACTACAGCTTTGGTTATAACAGGCTGTTCGGCGTAGAACTGACGTGCCCAGTGCCGATATTGAGCAATGGGTGCATCCCCATCGCAAAAATTAGGCACAGTTGGATAAATCTTATTTTCTAAAATTGGAATATCTTGCTGAATCTCTTGTTGTAACCGCTTGATAAGGTTTTGTTTCACTGCAAATGTTACAATTGGATTTAGAAGTTTTTGAAGACTTATAACTGCATGAACTTCAATATATTCCCTATCAATAGGAGTCATAAAAAACATAAGCAGTACGTTCACATCGATTCTCATCTTGGCACAAACTCGTATCAATTTGCAGCCCAATCCGTAACAGGTAATATCTGACAATGTTTCTTCCGGTGTTGCCAACAAGATTTGGCTACCCAAAAACTTTCCTCCCTGACGAGAAGCGCGCCACTTCAGTACTGATCCTTCTACTTCCAACGGCTCAGTTTTCACGGTATCCCATGTAATATGTACAAAGGGAAGATGGGCATAATCGACGGCATTCTCAATAATTTCTTGAATATGTGTACGGATTTTCCAACTTTGACCTAGGCGAAACGGAGTCCATTCTCTGGATGTATATTCTGGTAGTTCTGGTACTGCCCAAGTTGGTTTTTCTCCCTGAGCATGATAGTAAACCATGATCACCCCATTCACTTCACAAATAGGCCATGTAGAAATTTGAGCCTTTGGTGGGATTTTATTGGCATAAGGAATATCAACACATTGCCCCTGACCGTTAAAACACCAGCCATGAAAGGGACACTGAATAATGTCTCCCTTGACTTTGCCGCCATAACCCAGATGTGCTCCCAGGTGTGGACAATGGGCATCGAGAAGGTGAACTTCACCTTGTTGAGTGCGGAAAACCACCAGGTCTCTACCAAAATAGCGGAGTGGTTTGACCTGACCTGGGCGCAGTTCGTCACTGTAGGCAATACGGAACCAGCCGTTCGGAAAAGATGTAAACGGAAAACGGGATTTCAACATAGATACTGCTTGCATGTAGAAGGAAGTTAGGTCGCTAAAAGTTTACAATAATCAATTGGTTAGTCAGTTTTTAGACTTTTTTGCGGAATGTTGAATAACAAATGACAAAGCAGAGGCAGAATCGTCTTATATCATGTCCGGATAATTAGTTATAAAAAACCATTACCCTTGAAACCTTACTCCTTTACTTCAGCATAGCTGCCTTCGATACACTTTTATTATGGGTATTCAACCGGACTTGATATTACAGGTTAAACCTGAGATTTTACAGGGGCGCTGCTGTAGAACTGACTAGCCCAGCGTCGAAATTTTATAATTGGTCCGTCTCCCTCACACATTAAGGGATTCGTTAAGTAAAGCTTGTTTTCCCAAAGCGGGATATCTTTATCTGCTTCTTGATGAAACACTTGAAGCGTTTGCTCTGCCACCGCAGCGGTCATCTCTTCGCTAGGAAGCTTTTTGAGGCTAAAAAGATAATTATAATCTAAATATTCCCCATCAA is from Moorena sp. SIOASIH and encodes:
- a CDS encoding emopamil-binding family protein; its protein translation is MTIIRVVQIITVVAALVCVPGALALIILFKADPVTSSNIASTILIISLLGLLLSPWLYSKEGNRTRAEKLITICSIWLLISGIAHVTWELSWCFVHPYLHNVTEKDKWAWIWWAYGVADHRYLISDSATVILEWVTATIGGPLTLYAFYLLKKNSRKAGLCILVTSLMDLYGAVLFFGTEVLNGFPNIDTEHFVNFWIKFWGLNSLWVFFSIFCIYVAISVLDIKSDNRDRSDVEFMKSS
- a CDS encoding methyltransferase domain-containing protein, which produces MNDFVSQYDEMIFYCLERKSYFKKDFFNVGFWLSDTLNQEEACENIVDKLLEFIPDKKGKILDVGCGLGATTNHLLNYYPASNVVGINISQKQVEKCRLNAPGCTFIVMNAVKMEFEDNSFDNIICVEAAFHFDTRNEFLQEAWRILKPGGHLVLADIIFESTQWVGEWLVPLKNNVRNMEEYKDTYLQAGFKQVELIDVTNQSWGEYCRRMMSWLQDQFSAEKVDEPTFRQYMTVYDGMLNSSVKHYLMASAKKP
- a CDS encoding aromatic ring-hydroxylating dioxygenase subunit alpha, which encodes MLKSRFPFTSFPNGWFRIAYSDELRPGQVKPLRYFGRDLVVFRTQQGEVHLLDAHCPHLGAHLGYGGKVKGDIIQCPFHGWCFNGQGQCVDIPYANKIPPKAQISTWPICEVNGVIMVYYHAQGEKPTWAVPELPEYTSREWTPFRLGQSWKIRTHIQEIIENAVDYAHLPFVHITWDTVKTEPLEVEGSVLKWRASRQGGKFLGSQILLATPEETLSDITCYGLGCKLIRVCAKMRIDVNVLLMFFMTPIDREYIEVHAVISLQKLLNPIVTFAVKQNLIKRLQQEIQQDIPILENKIYPTVPNFCDGDAPIAQYRHWARQFYAEQPVITKAVVQML